The following coding sequences are from one Leptospira ellinghausenii window:
- a CDS encoding bactofilin family protein yields the protein MSKKEMQPTITEHGVIATILGKETAFSGTLAFKKPLQISGDFTGEIISDGYLVISEGARVKANIKAGTVVVGGTIIGNVTATQRLEMLSTGKVQGNIRTAKLQIADGVIFDGNCEMLSNDET from the coding sequence ATGTCAAAAAAAGAAATGCAACCTACCATCACAGAACACGGAGTCATTGCCACCATCTTAGGAAAGGAAACTGCTTTTAGCGGAACCTTAGCTTTCAAAAAACCACTTCAAATCTCTGGTGATTTCACAGGTGAAATCATTTCAGATGGTTACTTGGTGATCAGCGAAGGTGCTCGTGTTAAGGCAAATATCAAAGCGGGAACCGTTGTCGTTGGTGGTACCATCATTGGAAATGTGACTGCAACTCAAAGATTAGAGATGTTATCAACAGGAAAAGTCCAAGGCAACATTCGCACTGCTAAATTACAAATTGCAGATGGAGTTATTTTCGATGGAAACTGCGAAATGTTAAGTAACGACGAGACTTAG
- a CDS encoding acyltransferase, whose amino-acid sequence MGLIIAYILFLLNLLWIIPTMYPLYIWKLLTSGSVRRLGDRLLVKVGEAWIENNYRISRFLYGVQFEVVGENFQKLKPNGSYMIICNHQSWSDIYIIQSVLNRKIPLIRFFIKDSLKYVPVLGHAWLALDFPFVKRSSREQLKKNPELATKDLENVKRVCEKFNGMPFSILNFLEGHRRTPERMAKLLKKNPYKHLLRPHSGGISVVSTSLRNSLDAFIDLTIVYPTENPSFLDLMSGKIRKLKVFIDVIPREQVPIEENEQFAPMSKKMKRWVDDRWAVKDALIEKEMSSK is encoded by the coding sequence TTGGGATTAATCATTGCATACATTTTGTTTTTATTAAATTTACTATGGATCATTCCTACAATGTATCCACTTTATATTTGGAAATTGTTAACGTCTGGTTCCGTAAGAAGATTGGGAGATCGTCTGCTCGTGAAAGTAGGAGAGGCTTGGATCGAAAATAATTACCGAATCTCTCGTTTTTTATATGGTGTCCAATTCGAAGTAGTTGGTGAAAATTTTCAAAAATTGAAACCAAATGGAAGTTATATGATTATTTGTAACCACCAATCTTGGTCGGATATTTATATCATCCAATCAGTTTTAAACAGAAAAATCCCTCTCATCCGTTTTTTCATCAAAGATTCTTTAAAATATGTTCCTGTGCTCGGACATGCATGGCTCGCATTAGATTTTCCTTTTGTCAAACGAAGTAGCCGTGAACAACTGAAAAAAAATCCAGAACTGGCTACAAAAGATTTGGAGAATGTTAAAAGAGTTTGTGAAAAGTTCAATGGGATGCCTTTTTCGATTTTGAACTTTTTGGAAGGACATAGGCGCACACCTGAGCGTATGGCAAAGTTATTAAAGAAAAATCCTTACAAACATTTACTTCGCCCACATAGTGGTGGGATTTCCGTTGTTTCCACTTCATTGAGAAATTCGCTTGATGCTTTTATTGACTTAACTATTGTTTATCCTACTGAAAACCCAAGTTTTTTGGATTTGATGTCTGGTAAAATTCGAAAGTTAAAAGTTTTTATTGATGTGATTCCAAGAGAACAAGTACCCATCGAGGAAAACGAACAATTTGCTCCAATGTCAAAGAAAATGAAACGTTGGGTGGATGACCGTTGGGCTGTAAAGGATGCTTTGATTGAAAAGGAGATGAGTTCTAAATGA
- a CDS encoding tetratricopeptide repeat protein → MVSDKMKSVLVHYNQGLTLYKSRKFAEAKEEFKKALAIHPGDGPSKLYIERCDDYIADPPPDDWDGVYNMKTK, encoded by the coding sequence GATAAAATGAAGTCAGTGCTTGTGCATTACAACCAAGGACTTACTTTGTACAAATCTCGTAAATTTGCAGAAGCAAAAGAAGAATTCAAAAAAGCATTAGCGATCCATCCTGGAGACGGTCCTTCCAAACTTTATATTGAACGTTGTGATGATTACATCGCAGATCCTCCTCCTGATGATTGGGATGGAGTGTATAACATGAAAACGAAATAG
- a CDS encoding SDR family NAD(P)-dependent oxidoreductase has product MSQIILVTGATDGIGRVCSHSFAKSHNELILVGRNPEKLSALVYSLQVHGVKAHSYVCDLSLAKETFALTETIRNNHPKIDVLLNNAGAYFDKRTLTNEGLESTFALNHLNYFIMALGLLPSLKNANQARIINVASRAHEGVSLDFNDLFGESNYSGWKQYQRSKLMNIYFTYELAERLNQTKITVNCLHPGFVKTKFGQNNEGLAKVLITFAQNIFAISEDKGAETSIFLATEPSLSTVSGKYFVKKKTKNSSPVSYDKTVRRNLWTYTEDLLKHKYSFRFPGN; this is encoded by the coding sequence ATGAGTCAAATTATCTTAGTAACGGGTGCAACGGATGGAATTGGTAGAGTTTGTTCACATTCATTTGCAAAATCTCATAATGAATTGATACTGGTTGGACGAAATCCAGAAAAGTTATCTGCGCTCGTATATAGTTTACAAGTTCACGGTGTAAAGGCTCACTCCTATGTTTGTGATTTATCCCTTGCAAAAGAAACTTTTGCCCTAACGGAAACGATACGAAACAATCATCCAAAAATAGATGTTTTGCTTAATAATGCAGGAGCCTATTTTGACAAACGAACTCTTACAAATGAAGGCTTAGAATCCACTTTTGCTTTAAACCACTTAAATTATTTTATTATGGCTCTAGGATTATTGCCTTCACTTAAGAATGCAAACCAAGCACGTATTATCAATGTTGCATCTCGTGCTCATGAAGGTGTATCCTTGGATTTTAATGATCTATTTGGCGAATCAAATTATTCTGGTTGGAAACAATACCAAAGATCCAAATTGATGAACATTTATTTCACCTATGAACTTGCCGAAAGACTAAACCAAACAAAAATTACTGTAAACTGTTTGCACCCTGGTTTTGTAAAAACTAAATTTGGACAAAATAATGAAGGGCTTGCGAAAGTACTGATTACCTTTGCACAAAATATTTTTGCCATTTCGGAAGACAAAGGTGCAGAAACTTCTATTTTCCTTGCGACAGAACCAAGTTTAAGTACTGTTTCGGGGAAATACTTTGTAAAAAAGAAAACAAAGAATAGTTCTCCTGTTTCCTATGATAAAACAGTGAGAAGGAATTTATGGACTTATACTGAAGACCTGCTGAAACATAAATATTCGTTCAGGTTTCCTGGAAATTAG
- a CDS encoding PP2C family protein-serine/threonine phosphatase gives MSPEEKPNVDLSFLKKEMKKVEFGPDTLVIEQYSLGDSFYFIESGRVEVWKYLDETKQEILVIGDLIAGDYFGEISLIDSAPRTVNITTKETSTLYTLTRVDFHRLIQTSPEMTLTLLKLLTARIRNAEQRENQVLIQKNKELRLQNETLEMMVKERTAKLTQSLKIIQEDLETAKTIQRNILPLGLKHIAHLDFASKFEPMAEVGGDIFDVIRLEKSKIRLFLADAIGHGVQAALITMAIKAEYDHIKHNVSNPSDVLYALNQIFIDRYGKKSNQFTAVIVDLNLEENILVYSSAGHNEPYVLNQSEILALSESGLMLGLEKDVEYTDNTVPFGLGDRLFMISDGYLEQENEGGNFLGESKLLSSFLSARSLGLSLADTVNLLMEHFHNFRGKTPMMDDVTILGIGTSFDLGV, from the coding sequence ATGAGTCCTGAAGAAAAGCCAAACGTCGATTTAAGTTTCCTAAAGAAGGAAATGAAAAAAGTAGAGTTTGGTCCTGATACTTTGGTAATCGAACAATATTCGTTAGGTGATTCCTTTTATTTTATTGAATCTGGTCGCGTTGAGGTATGGAAATACTTAGACGAAACAAAACAAGAAATTTTGGTAATAGGGGATTTGATCGCCGGTGATTATTTTGGAGAGATTTCACTCATCGATTCTGCTCCAAGGACAGTAAACATAACAACAAAAGAAACATCTACTCTATACACATTAACTCGTGTTGATTTTCACAGACTGATCCAAACAAGTCCAGAAATGACTTTAACTCTTTTAAAGTTATTAACGGCAAGAATTCGTAATGCGGAACAAAGGGAAAATCAAGTCCTCATTCAAAAAAATAAAGAGTTACGTTTACAGAATGAAACGTTGGAGATGATGGTTAAGGAAAGAACTGCCAAACTCACCCAATCTTTAAAAATCATCCAAGAAGATTTGGAAACTGCCAAAACCATACAGCGAAATATTTTACCACTTGGATTAAAACACATCGCACATTTAGATTTTGCCTCCAAGTTTGAACCGATGGCTGAGGTAGGTGGTGACATATTTGATGTTATTCGATTGGAAAAATCCAAAATCAGATTGTTTTTGGCTGATGCAATTGGGCATGGGGTGCAGGCAGCACTGATTACGATGGCAATCAAAGCAGAATATGATCATATCAAACACAATGTTTCTAATCCATCGGATGTGTTGTATGCATTGAACCAGATTTTCATCGATCGTTATGGAAAAAAATCGAATCAATTTACTGCTGTCATTGTTGATTTGAATTTGGAAGAAAATATACTCGTTTATTCCTCCGCTGGTCATAATGAACCATATGTTCTCAATCAATCAGAGATATTGGCTTTAAGTGAATCTGGTTTGATGTTAGGTCTCGAAAAGGATGTAGAATATACAGACAATACGGTGCCATTTGGGCTTGGAGATCGATTATTTATGATTTCTGATGGGTATTTGGAACAAGAAAATGAAGGTGGAAATTTTCTAGGAGAATCCAAATTGCTTTCCAGTTTTTTGTCTGCTAGGAGTTTGGGATTAAGTTTAGCTGATACTGTAAATTTGCTAATGGAACATTTTCATAACTTTCGGGGAAAAACCCCTATGATGGATGATGTTACCATTTTAGGAATCGGCACTTCGTTTGATTTAGGAGTTTAA
- a CDS encoding cupin domain-containing protein: MGYFHQKNPTIIPVPGNKTIEEHFGIPSTNTKELSIAHMIAPPGWGEPFQSPNFDEWTLMVKGKKQIEVDGEVLILSAGESILIQKGSRVRYSNPFSEDAEYWSICKPAFTIEAVNREEE; encoded by the coding sequence ATGGGTTATTTTCATCAAAAAAATCCAACGATCATTCCTGTCCCAGGGAATAAAACAATTGAGGAACATTTTGGAATTCCTTCGACCAATACAAAGGAATTATCAATTGCCCACATGATTGCACCTCCAGGTTGGGGTGAACCTTTTCAGTCACCAAACTTTGATGAGTGGACACTTATGGTAAAAGGCAAAAAACAAATTGAAGTTGATGGCGAAGTTTTAATTTTATCCGCTGGGGAATCAATCTTAATCCAAAAAGGTTCAAGAGTTCGTTATTCAAATCCATTTTCGGAAGATGCAGAATATTGGTCGATTTGTAAACCTGCCTTTACGATAGAAGCAGTCAATCGAGAAGAAGAATAA
- a CDS encoding sensor histidine kinase, giving the protein MWQFHPYSVLLFLAFSFNLGLGLFVLKSFRLNLVKYLLILVFGSMVWTGFYGLDFVYISTNLHRTFISILYMGVAIANVGMVLVSIEFTNNQHLLTKRFWVLLLLQPLFTLAVCVLDPIFKTLTIDTYLINVDGRIQWIQETNLGGFIASYLLSFFWSVFVAILLIKGIVQSKSTERNRYLLILISFLFIWVTAILHKMGIRPLPGMNITAVMCTMQAIMIFFAIGYYRMFDLVPLVRSEIVDELDEAVVILDFNHRVVDWNSSAENLFCVKDKNVALLPHQAFFQHTPELITKLDNLSSKKTITKWIWEKDSKYWEVTAKQIRDSNRKKIGMVLVFRDNTEQRNLEKQMANVNRELLVANGTKDRFLSIISHDLRGPLAGIKMLLKVLNEDMKKKEDALAGMTQSLLDATESVFSLLENLLEWSKLQRGQEEFRPNFYRLDSIVLECLDLFALSAKNKEIYFEIKIPNHAMVYCDDRMIITVIRNLISNALKFSHQNSKIEISAIDTGYHWMVSVKDFGVGMSKTTIDKLFKPGEVIKSVGTQGETGNGIGLLLCSEFVTVNGGTLTADSDGMSGSIFQFSLPKKENEEILI; this is encoded by the coding sequence TTGTGGCAATTCCATCCATATAGTGTACTTCTTTTCCTAGCATTTAGCTTCAATCTTGGATTGGGGCTATTTGTTTTAAAATCCTTTCGACTCAATTTAGTAAAATATTTATTAATCTTAGTATTTGGTTCCATGGTTTGGACTGGATTCTATGGACTTGATTTTGTTTACATTAGTACAAACTTACACCGAACCTTCATTAGTATTTTGTATATGGGCGTTGCCATTGCCAATGTTGGTATGGTATTAGTCTCGATTGAGTTTACAAACAATCAACATTTACTGACAAAACGTTTCTGGGTACTCTTATTACTTCAGCCTCTATTTACATTGGCTGTGTGTGTACTTGATCCTATTTTTAAAACATTAACAATCGATACCTATCTCATTAATGTAGATGGGCGTATCCAGTGGATCCAAGAAACAAACTTAGGTGGTTTTATTGCCTCTTATTTACTTTCCTTTTTTTGGTCAGTATTTGTCGCAATTCTCCTTATCAAGGGAATTGTTCAATCAAAATCGACAGAACGTAACCGTTATCTATTAATCCTGATATCCTTTTTGTTTATTTGGGTAACCGCGATTTTACATAAAATGGGAATTCGTCCATTACCTGGAATGAACATAACTGCAGTTATGTGTACAATGCAGGCGATAATGATATTTTTTGCAATTGGATACTATCGAATGTTTGATTTGGTACCACTTGTAAGAAGTGAAATTGTAGATGAACTTGATGAAGCAGTAGTGATTTTAGATTTTAATCATCGAGTCGTAGATTGGAATAGTTCGGCTGAAAACTTATTTTGTGTAAAAGATAAAAATGTAGCCTTACTCCCTCACCAAGCTTTTTTCCAACATACTCCAGAACTCATTACAAAATTGGACAATTTATCCAGTAAAAAGACAATCACCAAGTGGATATGGGAAAAAGATTCAAAGTATTGGGAAGTCACTGCTAAACAGATTCGAGATTCGAATCGGAAAAAAATCGGGATGGTTCTTGTTTTCCGTGATAATACAGAACAAAGAAATTTAGAAAAACAAATGGCAAACGTAAACCGTGAGTTACTAGTTGCCAATGGAACTAAAGATCGTTTTTTATCGATCATCTCACATGATTTACGTGGTCCTTTGGCTGGCATTAAAATGTTACTAAAAGTATTAAACGAAGATATGAAGAAAAAAGAAGATGCGTTGGCAGGTATGACACAATCTTTACTTGATGCAACAGAATCCGTTTTTTCTCTCTTGGAAAATCTTTTGGAATGGTCTAAGTTACAACGAGGCCAAGAGGAATTTCGACCTAATTTTTATCGATTGGATTCTATCGTTTTGGAATGTCTGGATTTATTTGCCTTAAGTGCAAAGAATAAAGAGATTTATTTTGAAATCAAAATTCCAAATCATGCTATGGTGTATTGTGATGATCGAATGATCATTACTGTGATAAGAAATTTAATTTCCAATGCTTTGAAATTTAGTCACCAAAATAGTAAAATTGAAATTTCCGCAATTGATACCGGTTACCATTGGATGGTTTCTGTTAAAGATTTCGGTGTTGGTATGTCTAAAACTACGATCGATAAATTGTTTAAGCCAGGGGAAGTGATAAAATCAGTTGGTACCCAAGGGGAAACTGGGAATGGAATTGGACTTCTCTTGTGTTCGGAATTTGTAACGGTTAATGGCGGAACATTAACAGCTGATAGTGATGGAATGTCAGGGTCTATTTTTCAATTTAGTCTCCCAAAAAAGGAAAACGAGGAAATTCTTATATGA
- a CDS encoding SMP-30/gluconolactonase/LRE family protein has protein sequence MKLLQIKIIFLLGFISCRTFSPVAYEPPLKPEPVGIYEPNTELQKAILLAIGKVKGLESLDVDSDGNIYGGDKDGRIIRITLKGEIKAIAKTSGRPLGVQFDKAGNLIIADAYKGLLSMDKSGKITTLVAEYNGVPFKFTDDLDIAQDGKIYFTDASIYEQKEYLYDLLEARPYGRVFVYDPKTKETQLLLQDLYFANGITLSKNEDFLLVNETYRYRITKLWLKGPKKGTSEVIIENLPGFPDNITRNENGEFWVALFTVRNDRMDNMHPSPVVKKMIYFLPKFLWPKAQPYGYAMKLDGNGKVLMTVQDPTGEHLKDVTSVIEKKRQLYIGSLYNDRVGIYVLP, from the coding sequence ATGAAACTATTACAAATCAAAATTATATTTTTGTTGGGATTTATTTCCTGTCGTACTTTTTCTCCTGTTGCGTATGAACCTCCACTGAAACCAGAACCAGTGGGGATTTATGAGCCAAATACAGAATTACAAAAAGCAATCCTTCTTGCCATTGGTAAAGTAAAAGGTCTTGAGTCACTTGATGTTGACTCTGATGGGAATATTTATGGTGGAGATAAAGATGGTCGCATCATCAGAATTACACTCAAAGGGGAAATCAAAGCAATCGCTAAAACTTCTGGTAGACCACTCGGAGTTCAATTTGATAAGGCAGGTAACTTAATCATAGCTGATGCTTATAAAGGACTATTATCTATGGATAAATCCGGCAAAATTACCACTTTAGTTGCCGAATATAACGGAGTTCCTTTCAAGTTTACAGATGATTTGGATATTGCACAAGACGGAAAAATTTATTTTACAGATGCATCAATTTACGAACAAAAAGAATATCTATATGACTTATTAGAAGCAAGACCTTATGGTCGTGTTTTTGTTTACGATCCAAAAACAAAGGAAACACAGTTATTACTCCAAGATTTGTATTTTGCAAATGGGATCACTTTATCAAAAAATGAAGATTTCCTTTTGGTGAATGAAACATACCGTTATCGGATCACTAAACTTTGGTTAAAGGGTCCCAAAAAAGGAACTTCGGAAGTAATCATTGAAAATTTGCCTGGTTTTCCAGATAACATCACTCGAAATGAAAACGGAGAGTTCTGGGTAGCATTGTTTACAGTAAGGAATGACAGAATGGACAATATGCACCCATCTCCCGTGGTAAAAAAAATGATTTATTTTTTACCGAAGTTTTTATGGCCCAAAGCTCAACCTTATGGATACGCAATGAAGTTAGACGGGAATGGTAAAGTTTTAATGACCGTACAAGATCCGACTGGTGAACATTTAAAGGATGTAACAAGTGTCATTGAAAAGAAACGCCAATTGTACATTGGAAGTTTATACAATGATCGAGTTGGAATTTATGTACTACCTTAG